The genomic window AAGCTGGTTAAACGAAAATACTTTAACCTATACAACCGTAATTGGCGAAAAACATCACTTAAACGCTCTGGCTGGTTACACACAGCAAAGTTCTACGAGAGAATTCAATAACGCAGGATCGCAGCAATATGTAAATGATATTACTTCTTATTACAGTTTACAAAGTGGTAATATCGCCTTAATGCCTTCTTCTGGCGAAAGTACTTGGGCATTGAATTCGTACTTATCGAGAGTCAATTACAATTATGATTCGAAATATTTCTTAACAGGAAGTATCAGAGCCGATGGTTCTTCTCGTTTTGGAAAAGACAATAAATGGGGTTATTTCCCTTCTGTCGCCGCGGCTTGGCAGATTAGCAACGAAGCTTTTTTTAGTCCTGTGAAAAATATAATTAATAGTCTAAAAATTAGAAGCAGCTGGGGCGCAACAGGAAATCAGGAAATTGGAGAATACCAGTCTTTATCTACTTTAACGAGTGTAAAATATCTTTTTGGAGATCAAATATATACTGGTTTTACGCCTACGCGAATTGCAAACGACAATTTAGGATGGGAATTAACTAACCAGTTTGATGCCGGTCTTGACGTCGGATTCTTCGAAGATAAATTGAATTTAACTATTGACGTCTATCGTAAAACAACCAAAAATTTATTGTTAGATGTACAGCTTCCATACACAACTGGATTTACTTCTTCATTACAAAATTTTGGTTCTGTCCAAAATCAAGGTTTAGAAATTGGTTTGAATGCTTCTCTTGGAAATACTGCTTTTTCTTGGACATCAAATTTCAATATTGCCTTCAATCAAAACAAAATTATTGCATTAGGAAATGGTGCTGAATTCTACACTTTCGGAAACTACATTTTAAAAGTTGGTGAGTCTTTGGGAACTTTTTATGGTGCAGTTACAGACGGAATTTTACAAACAGATGAAGTTGCCACAAAAGGCGTTTTTACGGGAAATGCAGCACCAAAAGCTGGAGATCGTTTGTACAAAGATATTAACGGAGACGGCGCATTTACAACTGCAGCCGACAGAACAAGTATTGGCGATGCACAACCTGATTTTGTCTTCGGATTCTCTAATAATTTTACATACAGAGGTTTTGAATTGGCGGTTTTAGTAAATGGTTCTGTTGGAAATAAAATCCTGAACGGAAACCTGCAGGCTTTAGAATTGTACAACGGACAGCAAAATGCTTCTACATCTGCATTAGATGCATGGACACCAACAAATCCGAGCAATACAACACCTCGAGCTAAATTAGATCCCGCACCGGTTTTCTCTAATCGTTTTGTAGAAGACGGTTCATTTGTAAGATTAAAAAACATCACTTTAAGTTACAATCTGCCAAAGAAATTATCCGAAAAACTAAGGTTAACGTCAGTGAAATTCCGTGTAATTGGAGAAAACTTATTGACATGGACAAAATACAGCGGTTACGATCCTGAAGTGACTAACGGAACCACAATTTCTCCAGGAACAGATACAGGGATTTATCCAGCATCTAAAACTATTTCAGGCGGATTAAGTGTAACATTCTAAAAGATTTATCATGAAAAAGACAATTATATACAGTTTGGCAGTTCTCTTTTTAATAAGTGCCTGCAATCCGTTGGACGAAGATCCTAAAGCATTTATTTCGTCTGGCAATTTTTATAAAACAACTGAAGATGCAGATGCGGCCGTGATCGCGATTCATAATGCGATAAACAGTTCTACACATACTTTGTACAATCGATTAATCCAAATTTCAACTGAAATGGCAACCGACGATTACGAAGCAGGACCAAGAGCTAGAAATGCGCATGTTAGAGCTTTGTCCAATTTAACGCACGATGCATCAAACGATCGTATGATCGAACTGTGGAGACAAAGTTATGACGGAATCAATAGAGCGAATGTAGCTATTGATAATATCTCGAAGAATCCAAATCTTAATTCACAGAAAGACAAAGATTTAATTAACGAGGCAAAGTTCTTAAGAGCCTTATTATACTTTAACTTAGTACGATGGTTTGGAGATGTTCCTTTGGTTTTACACGAAACGACTGTTTTAAATCCAGATGCTATTAATGTGAGTAATACTCCAGAAGTTGAAGTTTACACACAAATCGAAAATGACCTGATTGATTCCGAAGCACTTCCAGTTGTGCAGCAAAACAAAGGACGCGTAACGGCTGGCGCTGCAAAAAGCATTTTAGCGAAAGTATATCTAACCGAAAAAAAATGGCAGAAAGCAGCCGAAAAAAGCAAAGAAATCATTGACAGTAAAGTTTATGATTTGTTCGAAAATTATGCTGATGTCTTTAATGTGGCAACCAAAAACGGAAAAGAACATATTTTCTCTGCACAATTTAAAGGTCTGACGAACTGGAACGGAAATATGCTGGCTTCGACAGCTGCACCAACTTCTGTTCCTGGAATTGCAGGTGATCAAGCTGATGCGTTGCATAAAGAAGGCGGACTTTTTGAAGCTTTCGCCGAAACAGACAAGAGAAAGTACATCACTTTTGCTGTAGAATTTGTGAGTCCAACCGATGGAAAAACATATAAAGTAACCCCTCATTTTAATAAATATTTTGATCCTGCAACACCAACTTCGCCTGGACAGTCTTCTAAAAATACGCCAATTATAAGGTTTGCAGAAGTATTACTGATTTATGCAGAAGCTTTAAACGAACAAAACGGAGGACCAACTGTAGAAGCTTATGCGGCAGTTGACCGAGTGAGAACCAGAGCCGGCGTTGACTTATTAGCGACAACATCGCCTGCGTTAAGTCAAGATGCTTTTAGAGAAGCGGTTTTTGAAGAAAGAAGAAAAGAATTGGTTTATGAATATCAGCGCTGGTTTGATCTAGCTAGAAGAGGTCCAGATTATTTTGTCGCAAAACTAAAAGCGGCAGGAAAAACAAATGCACAGCCAAAACACGTTCACTTTCCTATTCCGCAAAGAGAATTGGATTTGAATAAGAATTTAAAACAGGTTCCGGCTTGGAGATAATTTTTTTAAATACCTACAAACATAGTTTTTAAATGCTGTGTAAAGGCGTTTCACTTGTTCAAATAAAGATGGATTAAGATTTAGTATAGCTATGTGTTGCGAAATGTATTTCTCTTTTACATACTACTTAAACCAAAAAAAATCTATGTTTCTATGTGTTAGAAACCTTTAAAAAAATAAAAATATACTAACAGTAAATTATTATAAAATGAATAAAAGAATAAACATTTTATTTTCTGTCTTATTGACGGGAATAATTGGTTCTTATGAAACCGAAGCTCAAACCGCATCTTCTAAACCAAACGTAATTTTGATTATGGTGGACGATATGGGCTATTCGGATTTGGGAAATTATGGATCTGAAATTAAAACGCCAAATCTAGACCGTTTAGCGAAAGAAGGAACGCGACTTCGCGAATTTTACAACAACTCAATCTGCGCGCCTACGAGAGCTTCATTATTGACGGGGCAGTATCAGCACAAAGCTGGGGTTGGTTATTTTGACGTCAATCTGGGTTTACCTGCCTATCAAGGTTATCTCAACAAAGAATCTTTAACCTTAGGAGAAGTTTTCCGTTCTGGTGGTTACAGCACCTTAATGTCTGGAAAATGGCACGTAGGTTCTGAAGATCAAGCGCAATGGCCAAATCAAAGAGGTTTTGATAAATTTTACGGAATTTTAAAAGGTGCTGCGAATTATTTTGATACAAAACCGCTTCCTTTCGGAAAGACGGCTTATCCTGTAAAAATGATCCGTAACAATGAAGAATTGCATCCAAAAGATGATTCGTACTATTTCACAGATGAAATCGGAAATAATGCCGTTACTTTCTTAGACGAACAAAACAAAGAAAACAAGCCTTTCTTTTTGTACTTAGCATTTACAGCGCCTCACTGGCCATTGCAGGCAAAACCTGTTGATATTGCCAAATACAGAGGAAAATTTGATGAAGGCTGGGATGCTTTAAGAGAGAAAAGAATTCAAAAGTTAAAAGAAAACGGAATTCTGCTTCCAGGTCAAACTATTGCTCCTCGTGACCCAGAAGTACCAGAATGGGATAAATTGACGTATGACGAAAAACAATTTTGGAAAGCCAAAATGGAAGTGTACGCGGCAATGGTAGATAACATGGATCAAAATGTTGGAAAAGTCTTAGACAAATTAAAAGCTTTGAAAAAAGACAAAAACACTCTGATTATTTTTATTGCCGATAATGGGGCTCAAGGCGGTTTCAATACTTACAATCCATTGAGAAGAGGTTTGGTTCGCAACGATGGACCAATTGGAACTTCTGGTTCTTTTGATTATCAGGAACAAAACTGGGCATATCTTTCTAATACACCTTTGCAGGATTATAAAAACAATATGCACGAAGGCGGTTTCAGCTCTCCGTTTATTGCTTGGTATCCATCAAAAATAAAAGCAGGAAGAATTGACAAAGGAACTGGACATATTATTGACCTTGCTCCTACTTTCTACGAATTGGCTGGAATTGAATATCCTAAAAATTTAAACGGAGTAACTGCTAATCCACTTCCAGGAAAAAGTTTGCTTCCTGTTTTATTTGACAATGCTTCTGAAGTAAACAGAGGCGCGCCGCTATTCTGGGAAAGAGCTGGAAATAGAGCAGTTAGAGAAGGAAAATGGAAATTGGTTTCTATTTATCCGTCTTATCAATGGGAACTTTACGATCTTGAAGCAGACCGTGGAGAAACAGCCAATGTTGCTGCACAAAATCCAGGAATTGTAAACGATCTTTCTGCAAAATATTTTGACTGGGCAGATAAAACCGGAGTTGTAGAATACAGCAAATTCAAACAAAAAAATGAGTTGATTCCAGGTGCTGCTGCTAAGAAATAATTACTTTTTTTGATATTTTTAGTAATTATAACAAAAAGCGATTGTTGTAAAATAGTCGCTTTTTAAAAACAAAAAATGATGTACAAAAAAAGCAGCAATTTATTTGCTGCTTTTTTATTTTATATTTCCATTCGATTATCTAAAATCATTCAAAGATTTTTCAATAATCTCCAGACATTCATTAATTTGTTCTTCTGTCATTACCAAAGGCGGAGCCAATCTAATTTTATTTCCGTGAGTTGGTTTTGCCAATAATCCGTTATCTCTAAATTTTAGGCAGATTTCCCAAGCCAAATCAGATTCTTCATCTGTATTGATAACGATTGCATTTAAAAGTCCTTTTCCACGGACAAGCGTAATTAAATCATTTTTCTCGGCAATTTTATTTAATCCATCTCTTAAAATAACTCCTAAACGCTCTGCATTTTCAGCTAGTTTTTCGTCTTTAATAACTTCAAGAGCTGCAATCGCTACGGCCGCTGCAACTGGATTTCCTCCAAAAGTAGAACCGTGCTGTCCAGGTTTAATTACGTTCATAATTTCGTCGTTACATAGAACAGCCGAAACTGGATAAACACCGCCAGAAATTGCTTTTCCTAAAATTAAAACATCAGGCTGCACATTTTCGTGATGAACGGCTAATAGTTTTCCTGTACGTGCAATTCCCGTTTGCACCTCATCTGCAATAAAAAGTACATTGTGTTTTTCGCAAAGCGCTTTTGCTTTCGCTAAATAACCTTCAGATGGAACATAAACTCCTGCTTCACCCTGAATAGGCTCAACCAAGAATCCAGCGATATTTTTTGAAGAATTTAAAGCGTTTTCAAGAGCTTCAAGATTATCGTATTCAATCTTTATAAAGCCGTCTGTAAAAGGACCGAAATTTTTACGCGCTGTTTCATCATTTGAAAATGAAATAATGGTAGTAGTTCTTCCGTGAAAATTATTCTCGCACACTATAATCTGTGCTTGGTTTTCAGGAATTCCTTTTACTTCGTAAGCCCATTTTCTAGAAATCTTCAAAGCGGTTTCAACCGCTTCAGCTCCCGTATTCATTGGAAGAACTTTATCGAAACCAAAATAATTGGTTACGTATTCTTCGTAGTTTCCTAGTTTATCATTGTAAAAAGCACGAGAAGTCAAAGTCAGTTTTTGAGCCTGTTCAACCATTGCATTTACAATTTTCGGATGGCAATGCCCTTGATTCACCGCAGAATAAGCTGAAAGGAAATCAAAATATTTTTTTCCGTCAACATCCCAAACATATACTCCTTCTCCGCGTTCTAAAACTACTGGAAGCGGATGGTAGTTGTGAGCTCCATA from Flavobacterium fluviale includes these protein-coding regions:
- a CDS encoding RagB/SusD family nutrient uptake outer membrane protein, translating into MKKTIIYSLAVLFLISACNPLDEDPKAFISSGNFYKTTEDADAAVIAIHNAINSSTHTLYNRLIQISTEMATDDYEAGPRARNAHVRALSNLTHDASNDRMIELWRQSYDGINRANVAIDNISKNPNLNSQKDKDLINEAKFLRALLYFNLVRWFGDVPLVLHETTVLNPDAINVSNTPEVEVYTQIENDLIDSEALPVVQQNKGRVTAGAAKSILAKVYLTEKKWQKAAEKSKEIIDSKVYDLFENYADVFNVATKNGKEHIFSAQFKGLTNWNGNMLASTAAPTSVPGIAGDQADALHKEGGLFEAFAETDKRKYITFAVEFVSPTDGKTYKVTPHFNKYFDPATPTSPGQSSKNTPIIRFAEVLLIYAEALNEQNGGPTVEAYAAVDRVRTRAGVDLLATTSPALSQDAFREAVFEERRKELVYEYQRWFDLARRGPDYFVAKLKAAGKTNAQPKHVHFPIPQRELDLNKNLKQVPAWR
- a CDS encoding arylsulfatase, with the protein product MNKRINILFSVLLTGIIGSYETEAQTASSKPNVILIMVDDMGYSDLGNYGSEIKTPNLDRLAKEGTRLREFYNNSICAPTRASLLTGQYQHKAGVGYFDVNLGLPAYQGYLNKESLTLGEVFRSGGYSTLMSGKWHVGSEDQAQWPNQRGFDKFYGILKGAANYFDTKPLPFGKTAYPVKMIRNNEELHPKDDSYYFTDEIGNNAVTFLDEQNKENKPFFLYLAFTAPHWPLQAKPVDIAKYRGKFDEGWDALREKRIQKLKENGILLPGQTIAPRDPEVPEWDKLTYDEKQFWKAKMEVYAAMVDNMDQNVGKVLDKLKALKKDKNTLIIFIADNGAQGGFNTYNPLRRGLVRNDGPIGTSGSFDYQEQNWAYLSNTPLQDYKNNMHEGGFSSPFIAWYPSKIKAGRIDKGTGHIIDLAPTFYELAGIEYPKNLNGVTANPLPGKSLLPVLFDNASEVNRGAPLFWERAGNRAVREGKWKLVSIYPSYQWELYDLEADRGETANVAAQNPGIVNDLSAKYFDWADKTGVVEYSKFKQKNELIPGAAAKK
- the rocD gene encoding ornithine--oxo-acid transaminase: MISTEKALSSKSEILIEKENKYGAHNYHPLPVVLERGEGVYVWDVDGKKYFDFLSAYSAVNQGHCHPKIVNAMVEQAQKLTLTSRAFYNDKLGNYEEYVTNYFGFDKVLPMNTGAEAVETALKISRKWAYEVKGIPENQAQIIVCENNFHGRTTTIISFSNDETARKNFGPFTDGFIKIEYDNLEALENALNSSKNIAGFLVEPIQGEAGVYVPSEGYLAKAKALCEKHNVLFIADEVQTGIARTGKLLAVHHENVQPDVLILGKAISGGVYPVSAVLCNDEIMNVIKPGQHGSTFGGNPVAAAVAIAALEVIKDEKLAENAERLGVILRDGLNKIAEKNDLITLVRGKGLLNAIVINTDEESDLAWEICLKFRDNGLLAKPTHGNKIRLAPPLVMTEEQINECLEIIEKSLNDFR
- a CDS encoding SusC/RagA family TonB-linked outer membrane protein — encoded protein: MNKQLQAFLWIFVFLISTGIKAQNTQPLINSTLNGTVIDQVTNQPLPGVSVQIKGTTHGAVTDLDGKFYFQTGQKFPYTLVVSYLGYVTTEHIATKDFVQISLKEDVKELNEIVIIGYGSTSKKDYTGAAETVAQMSLKATQKTLESSLQGSVAGVNVTQTSGAPGAGMSIRIRGGSSIQGGNEPLYVIDGFPLYNSEVTSGVLSGTPTNPLSTINPADIESITVLKDASSTAIYGSRGANGVVIITTKKGSNTAATVNYDFTIGQQEVRKKIDLLDAQGFSRLRNAALYDSNPAGGTNQYLSDAQIAALGKGTDWQDAAFQKGLTQNHQLSISGGNNQTKYAVSGNYYNQEGIIKNTGFERFSGRVNLNSKISSKARFGLNLTIAETKAKVAPTGLVTALLSMPPTATIYEPDGSYTLRNPFENIFANPIATLNERKNQSITDRILGTIYGEYDILKNLVFKVSFGTDMIFNKEKSYLPSTIYEGSITNGEGKIGNAESRSWLNENTLTYTTVIGEKHHLNALAGYTQQSSTREFNNAGSQQYVNDITSYYSLQSGNIALMPSSGESTWALNSYLSRVNYNYDSKYFLTGSIRADGSSRFGKDNKWGYFPSVAAAWQISNEAFFSPVKNIINSLKIRSSWGATGNQEIGEYQSLSTLTSVKYLFGDQIYTGFTPTRIANDNLGWELTNQFDAGLDVGFFEDKLNLTIDVYRKTTKNLLLDVQLPYTTGFTSSLQNFGSVQNQGLEIGLNASLGNTAFSWTSNFNIAFNQNKIIALGNGAEFYTFGNYILKVGESLGTFYGAVTDGILQTDEVATKGVFTGNAAPKAGDRLYKDINGDGAFTTAADRTSIGDAQPDFVFGFSNNFTYRGFELAVLVNGSVGNKILNGNLQALELYNGQQNASTSALDAWTPTNPSNTTPRAKLDPAPVFSNRFVEDGSFVRLKNITLSYNLPKKLSEKLRLTSVKFRVIGENLLTWTKYSGYDPEVTNGTTISPGTDTGIYPASKTISGGLSVTF